One Gossypium hirsutum isolate 1008001.06 chromosome A08, Gossypium_hirsutum_v2.1, whole genome shotgun sequence genomic window, tctttttttattgtgGTCTTTCTATTTCTACAATGACGGCCTAAATTGGAATAGGTTCAACCAAGCAGGTAATGAATGCTGGTTGAGTTGTGTAATGGTCAATAAAACTAATGATGTGGAAAATTTCCTTTTTAACTAAATGTCACGTAGCACCGCTCCCCACGAAACCCTCTttctaactattttttttatttcttttgcttTTACCTATTCGCCATTGGCTATTTCTCGGCGTGCTCAATGGGGCAAATCTCGGTGCATGGATGACAATCGACAACCTTATTTGTTGAGAGAGATTTAGTGGCTAACTAATATGCGGCATGCTATTCTAATTAGGCCTTAACCTAGTAACCTTTTTGTGTACGTTATGTTATATATGGGCAATGGTCCAAAGACGGGAGAGGGTTTCAACCCACTCAAGGACGAGACACTTAAATTGTTCTGGTGGGTGGTTGTACATTTACATATGATTGAGGTAGTTTTTGCTTTGTGAACCAAAATTTTAATGTAGTCACTCACATAACATTAATCCTTGACAAAGTATGAGAGATTAAATTTTTCTTAGAGAATAATACCTTCAATTGTTAGAGAATCGAGCTAACTGGCTAATAGATAACACTTCAAATTTTTCTTTGGATGGAGTTGACCCCTCCCCaacaatgataataaaattaaacttttttttattattccttTGTTAATCTTAGGGTAGAAAAAATAGAATTATCCACATTTCTTAAATCAAAtgggaaaaaaattaatattgtttaAATAAGATATTGGATTTGCAATTGTAGGTGGAGAAAATATCATTATGAGGTCTTTTCTCTCGTTTAGATATCCGGTTCAATTATACTTCGAATTTTGATCGAGTATAATATTAGCATGATATgatttaaaatttgttaattttcatatcttaaaaaaaatctaaatattatttaaaataatttaaaaaaccgGATCCAATACCAGTTGTACACGTGAAAATATAGATAATGCAATAATGATGATATTAGGTTTAATTAAAACAACCTTGTTTTCATCAAAATGTGGGTTTTGGTAAATAAATGTctcattttaacctttttttttttgtcccTAAATAAATGATAGTGAAAGTGATAGAATATCTAACATTGGCAGGGAGAGTCGTCTCATCTTTATAAAAGATGGTTTAATTTGATGAGCCTTTTATCTAACACCTTTAAATTTAGTGAGCTATAGTAAAGGCAGTCTATTAAATTTGGGGATGTTATTTTCATGATTTGAATGAAAGTGGTCATGACGTGGCTCAAGGACCAAAGGGCACAAAAACCTAACACAAACAATGTACTGTCCATATCGTTTGACCGCGCATGGTAACATTACACCTCTGATTCACAACATGATTACAACACGACGATAAATCAACCCCTCTTCCCACACTGCCAAGAAAACGATAAATCACCCCTAAATCTattcaattatattaaattaaagctcattgttctttctttctttttctttttttaatttataataaaaaataaattatcatcaaCCTCAAAATCATATAACCCCACGtctttggatttctttttctcatactcgtgtatatatatatatcagtaaaaaccaaacaaaaaaaccGACCCAACTATGAGATAACAacgaagaaaatgaaaaacatgGTTCCTTCATCTTCTCCTTGTTCTTCCAAGTCCCTTCCTCCTACTCCTCCTCCACCTTACCAATCCCCTCTTTTCACTCCTGTAAGTTCCTTTACTGTTTGTTTCCCGAGAATTTATAAATGGgtacttctttttttattttttcttcctgTAAGTTTCATTCTTTGGCTTTctctttgttgttgttgttgttgtacaGATTCAAGAATGTGAAAGGGAAGAACAAGAAGATGGTACACCAAGTGTGACGACGGACAAAGGGCTGACGCCGAAGCACCTCCCAACACCCCTCCATGACAAAACCACTAGAAAACCCAACGCTAGGAAACGTTCGGAATCTGGTGGTGGTGATGGAGATGGCTCGGTTTCTTGCAACAAGTGCAGGCCAAATTCTAGGGAAAAGATCTCCGTGGTTCCTTTGGACAACAACAATGGAGTTAACAAGCATTCCTTTTCCATGCCAAGTCCAAATGGGATTTTCAAGTCCATTTTCCATTCTTTAACAAGGAAGAGTCCTAAATCAACTGATATGTCTACAGACAGAGAAGAACAATGGAAAATTGCTGCTGCTGAACTCTCACACAAGCTTATTCAAGCTACGAGGAAGAGAGATGAAGCATTAATGGAAGCTTCGAGGTTAAAATATTCCATGGCTGAACTTGAGAAGAAGCTTAACAAGCTTGAAGTATATTGCCACAATTTGAAGTCTGGTCTAGATGAATGTAACAGCAACTCTCCTTATAGAATGGGTCAAACTCATAATATTCATCAAGTGAAGAAACAAGATGGGGTCATTGGAGCTAATGAGAAAGTGGTTCAGCAATTCTTGGCTTCTGTATCTGAATCCAGGTCTTCAATCAGGCTTTTAAGTAGATCACTCACCATGCAATTAAGGCACATGGGTAGCAAAGTTTATGAGAGAATATCTGTGCTTTTACAGCCTTATGATATGAAGATTTCTCACTCGAAAAACCCCAAAAGCCTTCTCCTTTACCTCGAAGCTTTGTTGAACAAAGCTTTCTTTGAAGATTTTGAATCAACCGGGTTTCAAAAGAACGCGGTGAACCAAATATTGAACCCCATTGATCGTTGTGAAGCTAATTACAAGTCATTCAATGAATTACAAGGTCTAACATGGGAGGAAGTTCTGAATAAGGGAACAAGGCATTTCAGTCAGGAGTTCAGCCAGTTTTGTGACAGGAAAATGAATGAAATTGTGGCTATGTTGGGTTGGAACCGAGCTTGGCCTGAACCATTGCTACAAGCCTTTTTCGGTGCCTCAAAGAGTATGTGGTTGGTTCACCTTTTGGCCAACTCGGTGCATCCTGGTTTACCAATCTTCAGGGTGGATAAAGGGGTAAGGTTTGATTCAGTATACATGGAGGACATGGATGGAGAAAGAGCCAAGAAATTGGTTCCAAGCATGGTACGGGTCATGATCACACCAGGGTTCTATGTCTATGGCAATGTAGTCAAGTGCAAAGTCATTTGCCGGTACTCCAACAATGTGGATAGTAGTTTAACTGATAAGGGTTTAACCTCATCATCTCCTTAGTGTTTAAATTTAAGTAGGTATTGATTAGAACTCAAAAGTGAAATCCCTTTGATTACTTTTGCACTTTGTAATATTTTGGTGCTAGTTTATATGTGCAAATTGGGTATTTATCAAGACTTATCTTTTTGGTTTTTTGGGGTAGCGATGATGTATATTTTTCCCCACATAAATAAAAAAGGGGGGTTGTCTTGGATTAAAGTAAAGATTTGGCATTTTCTTGTTTATcattgtctttatttaatttaatttttttttgccaaTCTGGAAATGTGGATAAACTTATCACATGTAGATTGGATGCTTACCTTGTGAAGGATTTTTGGATCTTCTAGTGTTTATTGGGTTATTATATGAGCAATTTGGTTGCCAAATTCCCTTCTCCCCATGCACTAGTGTTGGTTACAACTTAATTTAAACCcgaattaaacttaattttttcaGTATATTAATTTAAGAGTTAGATTATCATTAagtttgaatttgataattttttcatattagagtttaaatttttttgtttgaattaagttttaaatttgattattattctTATATTAAGGTTTGGACTATGCAATTGTTTCccgcttgaatttttttttaaattactccCTGACTTTGGTAATTATTACAACATTAGAGCAAATAATTGTTTCTATGTTAAGATTTGTACTTTAGAATTTTCAAGGGCCAAGttggataaaaaaaagttttaagttttaatgtgTGAATAATTACCAAATTATaggcataaattaaaaaataataattgagacataaaaaaattatcaaatttaaaccaaaaaatatttaacttttaatttaagaTTCTGTTTAACATATTTCTAATCCCAAAAAGgttcaaagaaataaaaagaagttTTTTAGCAGTAACTACATAAGGTGAAGGTATCTTTATTTCGTGTGGGAAAATAATGTATGAGGAAAGGACAAAGATTGTGTGTAGGAATGAAAATGAAGTTTGCAGGGCAGAAGTGTAGAGACCATGAGTTTTGATTATTCGCTACTTCAGACATGTTTTGTTGTTTTACTCTCTGGCTTTGAGCCTGCTGCGACTTTGGGTCTGTCCATTgcagttttaatttatatatctcAATTCGGGTGGACTAGAGGTGTGCATAGGTCGGGCTACCTAGTCCAGTCCGAAGATTCGTCCCAAAAAtaagagggttcgggtaaaaatataaactcaaaatatgagtttgggcaaaaaacaCGCCcaaattatatactaaatatatatttttatttttaatcatatttaaattttatttttaattttaatatacccactttttattatattttcaatttgtgtattattttgagaattgttttagtctcattttttatttgtttcttgttttaatatttatttttatgtttttaaatgtatttgatttattacattttaaaatttttttatataatgaaataagctaaaaattttaatatgggcCAGGCCGAGTTGGGCCCGGGCTTAGACAAAtttttaagcccatatttcgggccgggctagGCACGGGCCTAGAAAAcgagcttaaaattttgtctgggCCCAGCCCAAACCTGGCTTGGCCCATGCACACATCTAGGATGGACCTCTACCATCTTTACaccttatttctataaataaataaataaaaaaagcaatAGCAAATGATTTatgttaaaatcaaaatttttaaaactatgGATTAgaattttagtttcacaatttaCACGGTTTTTagcaaatttttttgttttaaatttgtttaaatcaATCTAACTCTCGAAAAGTAAAAATTCTCCCAAAGCAATTATAATCAattcacattttaaaaattttgcaactttactaataaaaataaacaattatgCATACAACATGTAATACAATCATTCTCGGGCTTTACACGAGCTTATTGAAGCTCTAAAGGTAAATCAAAAtcgaaaaaggaccaaaatgaaatgtttcaaaattcagaGTGGACGTCATGACATGAGGGAATTCCTCGTCGCGACGTGACTTAATGTCTTGGTCTCGTCAAGACGATAAGGTACCTTGTCGCACCGTAACCTAGAATTCAAGCTCGTCCCGGCAACAAACATACGACGTCACAACGTGATATCCTCGTTGCAACGGCTTTCAGACGAAGTCACAACGTCACTAACTGTTTTTgcaatttcacattctcaaaaccTGCAATTTCAAAGGCATAACCATACGGACCTATTCCAATCTCATTTTAGACCAAATGAACAACAACCAAACAATTTTAACATAACCTAAGCACATTCATATCACATTCAAAACTTCAATTTTCTATAAAACCAACATCAACAAGGGTGaagccagaacaattttttaggggggccgaataaaattttaactttttatagtctatatctttataattttcaaaggattaaatcaaatttttataattttaggggagccaaagtgcaattttacctttactatttaacacccctaacccgtatccgtcaccgaaatagggttacgaggcattaccggacttatacactagCATTTGTACAAAACCGAATCATAAATTTTCattccaaatcaaaacttttcaaatttcaccataaagacctgatatgggcctacggggcccaatacatACTTTAAAAGTGATTTggaactaaaccgataactttggaaaactttaaaaaaaaattattgaagttaggggcacatgcccgtgtggccagcccgtgagctattctgacttgcaatttcttaagcatcaaaggggcacacggcctgggcacatgcccatgtggctaggtcgtgtggtaaactgatttttcaccatttttaagtcatttttacACGATTTTAACACACGACCATGCTTGAaacccatgtccttcacacgaccaagacacacggccgtgtctttttgtaacatcccaaaataaggcctaatcggaatagtagttttgggaccaaaaatccgacatcaaatatttattttgtgattattatgaggtttaaagtatgagaatatgcatgtgttaaaatttcataaagaaattctttgagtaaggtgtccaattggaaattagagactaaattgaataaattgcaaaacttagattctagaagcaatttgtatgaaatttatttagattataaattagaaggcctTGGAGAGAAATTTgctcaatttctaagtttttggacaaaaatgggcttgcatggatgaaattttaaagaaatcattcagcattttaataaaataaaatgggaaaaatgaaccaaaaatcagccatcttcCTCCTTGTACCAGAAaaaattctcaagccctccatagctagggttttcaagcttttcaagctcaatagtaagtactcccaagtcccgtttttaatgttctttgtattttttagatccagtagcttgctctctccatttctacccatatttcatgctagggtttatgtttaaaaatttacccatgcatgaattacttgtattttgatggtttatggaggaatatgaaagttggatgtgtgttaaacatcttttcctaggtgattttcatgaaaaacccctaaagggacccttttacaaaagttgttaaatgtgtggtagaaatgtgaaaataatggaaaatgtgggctgccataagaggaaaaaaatgttcggctaggcttgggtaagatagaaatttcatgtgtttcattatacgagcctaaagactaaatcgtaaaaacgtgaaaggttaggggcacaACGGTCATGTAGAccggggtggaatttagacttgaaaagtaTAATGTAGAGTATTAATGACTTAATtctgttgttatagaccccgaggaaaaTATTCCAGAGGTCGATAATGAAAACGAAAGGTTttagaataaccgaaacacgacaTCGAaatgaataccaggtaagtttggataacttaaagtaaactcctaatatgcctaattatatgatttgtgaatgaatgatgtttgcatttattgatgatataaaaatttcatgaaatggtctttgataatgatatgttgaaaaatgtctcggttgaggtttaaaaggggaattcgatggataaaccatgatttacaagCGAATTGAGATCCTgctgtgttgcagaaaggatttagcccggacgggtaatccattggTCTCAATTATAAAAAGGATCAAGCTCAGACAggtgttcctttggatgattgagcctcctgaagaatacatttacattatggatttagcccagacgggtgatccatttagggtctaaatttagcctggactggtaatttagatccgagctcaataaaggtgtttgttgttataagggaatttagcctggactagcaatcccaacatcaccttatgagttttgtaaatgggggatttagcctggactggtaatcccgccataaaatgtgaggttcacgggagtgcacaCTTGAAATGATTATCCTTATGAATTGATGgttaatggatattccatcgagatttcctagaaactcagcgggattaacatgagaaggATGTATATCAATGAAATAATGGATGATGAGTTCATCTAGGATAAATTACATagtgctttgttatgtgactaactcattgattgagtgcatatgATAGAGaaccatttcatacttgttggtttcattatctattatggatgtatgctaaatacttggtaagtttactttccggttattcaagcttactaagcgtgtaaatgcttacccctctcatttcccctgttttatagagCTCAAGGACTTGTAAGGATTGGAAGACAGTACACTATCAACTAgaccagctttggtataaagacctttctattttgttcaatggcatgtataaaactcttgagtattttgttatatgtgtcaattGATTTGCCAAataaaggcatgtaaagatgtatttatctttttttgtatatggccataggaattagcttattttgaagtaggctatgacctacaaaatttccatgcatgTTTATACTCATATATGATGGTTTGtttccaattggcaatgagtcacaagaaCAGGCCAATCTTTAACGTgttaaagtgacatggaaacccataaatacaagatgggaaataGCCTAGCCTGTGTGAAACCAATTATATGAGGTTTGTATGCAATAAGTTTTACCAAGAACATTTATAAGAATATAATCATGTTTTGCTTTGCATTTGATAgtcattaagtataagtgttgaaaagggtgaccaaaggcttggaaaatagcctattagggtctaCACGGTtgggcacacgagcatgtgtctaggccgtgtgtgatacacgggccactcccatgggtgtgtggtatGGCTTTgcatcccctgcacctaaaagtttaagtcagtgttgtacacgggcaggccacacgggcgtgtgtcttggtcatgtgcccctaattgtatgataaggttaaagtcagtgttgcacacgggctgaGGGCATGGGAGTGTCCCAAGCCATGCAGGCGTGTGTGATCACACGACcccacccacacgggcgtgtgacacttcaaaGTAAAGGAAATTTTCCAAGGTACCCAAAGTTTCTCGAATGTCCCCAGTTTTGTCCCGAACTGCCCTTTTTAGGCCTGTTTAAGGGATGAGACgtacatgtttgaaaagttttaaatttgagtgaaactcggtgacttgatttaatatgtttgtgAATGTGAAACCTCGGTAATGCCttgaaccctatcccggcgtcggataaggatgaggggtgttacacttttgcCCGTGTAGTATCCTGACTTCACATTTAAGGATGCAGGATACACACGGTCATATCACACGCCCGTAGGCttactgtgtgtcacacacggtctaatcacacgcccgtatgccaggccgtgtagACTTAAAATGagccttttgtttcaagttttaCAACCCTGCATAACTTAAGCTTCAAGCTAATAATTTCCTCAACTTTTAACTCAATCAAAATTCGATTAAACACACTTAATACATGTCCAATTAAACAATAAATCATCGAACCAACGTACCCACATTGGTACCCTAATTCATATCGAAATTACACTACTTTATCATACTGATCAAATTCATGTAAatttaacttccaaaatatgTATATTTCGTACCATGCTTCAACATCTTTCATGTTCATTCACTATCATTTACAAAATAACATCTTAAcaacttaggtacatgccattttacctAAAGAAAGTATTTCACCACTTTGAGTCCGagattggcttggatgctgagtcccTAGCTGTTACGTGATATTCacgataggttttaaatatttataattaatcgttcttgaaactaactattatcacgatgaaggcaagtgtacctatcgaacagtagtatagctttagcaaaactggattgtcgaacccaaaggaaccaagagtactagtaattactttctttttattatctaacctaaaaatta contains:
- the LOC107926993 gene encoding IRK-interacting protein, which encodes MKNMVPSSSPCSSKSLPPTPPPPYQSPLFTPIQECEREEQEDGTPSVTTDKGLTPKHLPTPLHDKTTRKPNARKRSESGGGDGDGSVSCNKCRPNSREKISVVPLDNNNGVNKHSFSMPSPNGIFKSIFHSLTRKSPKSTDMSTDREEQWKIAAAELSHKLIQATRKRDEALMEASRLKYSMAELEKKLNKLEVYCHNLKSGLDECNSNSPYRMGQTHNIHQVKKQDGVIGANEKVVQQFLASVSESRSSIRLLSRSLTMQLRHMGSKVYERISVLLQPYDMKISHSKNPKSLLLYLEALLNKAFFEDFESTGFQKNAVNQILNPIDRCEANYKSFNELQGLTWEEVLNKGTRHFSQEFSQFCDRKMNEIVAMLGWNRAWPEPLLQAFFGASKSMWLVHLLANSVHPGLPIFRVDKGVRFDSVYMEDMDGERAKKLVPSMVRVMITPGFYVYGNVVKCKVICRYSNNVDSSLTDKGLTSSSP